The Mustelus asterias unplaced genomic scaffold, sMusAst1.hap1.1 HAP1_SCAFFOLD_290, whole genome shotgun sequence genome contains a region encoding:
- the LOC144486138 gene encoding histone H3: MARTKQTARKSTGGKAPRKQLATKAARKSAPATGGVKKPHRYRPGTVALREIRRYQKSTELLIRKLPFQRLVREIAQDFKTDLRFQSSAVMALQEASEAYLVGLFEDTNLCAIHAKRVTIMPKDIQLARRIRGERA, from the coding sequence ATGGCCAGGACCAAGCAGACAGCGCGCAAATCGACCGGAGGGAAAGCTCCTCGCAAACAGCTGGCTACCAAAGCGGCCCGGAAGAGCGCTCCAGCCACGGGCGGAGTGAAGAAGCCTCATCGCTACAGACCCGGCACTGTGGCTCTGAGGGAGATCCGCCGCTACCAGAAATCCACCGAGCTGCTGATCCGCAAACTGCCCTTCCAGCGCCTGGTGCGAGAGATCGCTCAGGACTTCAAGACAGACCTGCGCTTCCAGAGCTCGGCCGTCATGGCCCTGCAGGAGGCCAGCGAGGCTTACCTGGTGGGGCTCTTTGAGGACACCAACCTGTGCGCCATCCACGCCAAGCGAGTCACCATCATGCCCAAAGACATCCAGCTGGCCCGCCGCATCCGCGGGGAACGCGCCTAA
- the LOC144486110 gene encoding histone H4: protein MSGRGKGGKGLGKGGAKRHRKVLRDNIQGITKPAIRRLARRGGVKRISGLIYEETRGVLKVFLENVIRDAVTYTEHAKRKTVTAMDVVYALKRQGRTLYGFGG from the coding sequence aTGTCAGGCAGAGGGAAAGGAGGCAAAGGACTGGGTAAAGGCGGAGCAAAGCGGCACCGCAAAGTGCTTCGTGATAATATCCAGGGCATCACCAAGCCAGCAATCCGCCGCCTCGCTCGCCGTGGCGGTGTCAAGCGGATCTCGGGTTTGATCTATGAGGAGACTCGCGGGGTGCTGAAGGTTTTCCTGGAGAATGTGATCAGGGATGCGGTCACCTATACTGAACACGCCAAGCGCAAGACGGTCACTgccatggatgtggtgtacgCTCTGAAACGCCAGGGCCGCACTCTTTATGGATTCGGCGGCTGA
- the LOC144486105 gene encoding histone H1.5-like, translating to MTETAAAETAPPAAPAQVKSPRKKKAAPRPAAAGPKLGEQILNVVAGCSDRKGMSLAAIKKALAGSGVDVGKRVSQIRLTIKRKVETGSLVQIKGHGASGSFKLAQKESPGKMGKKLKKPTAKKSLVKKTAAKKVTTKKAAAKKLAAKKTPVKKSTVKKTSSKKAATPKKAVKKAALKKKSPVKKVTGGKSVKKATKSKAKPKEISPNSCNKVFVNSWKRMWVRMLLREILAVFRSEYY from the exons atgactgaaactgcagccgccgaaacggctcctccagccgctcccgctcaagtgaagtctcccaggaagaagaaggcggctccccgacctgcggcagccggtcccaagttaggcgagcagatcctcaatgttgtggcgggttgcagcgatcgcaaggggatgtccctggccgcgataaagaaagctttggctggcagcggagtggatgtggggaagcgcgTCTCCCAGATCAGGTTAACGATCAAGAGGAAGGTGGAGACAGGGTCTCTGGTGCAGATAAAGGGACATGGCGCCTCCGGCTCCTTCAAACTCGCTCAGAAGGAAAGCCcggggaaaatgggaaagaagtTGAAGAAACCAACAGCCAAGAAATCTTTAGTAAAGAAAACAGCGGCCAAGAAGGTGACAACAAAGAAAGCAGCAGCCAAGAAACTCGCAGCAAAGaaaactccagtgaagaaatcaacagtgaagaaaacaagcagcaagaaggcggcaactccaaaaaaggcggtGAAGAAAGCAGCCCTGAAGAAAAAGTCTCCTGTGAAGAAGGTGACGGGCGGAAAGTCTGTCAAAAAAGCGACTAAATCGAAGGCcaaacccaaa GAGATTTCTCCAAACAGCTGCAATAAGGTATTTGTAAACAGCTGGAAGCGGATGTGGGTGAGGATGTTACTGAGGGAGATTCTTGCTGTGTTTAGGTCGGAATATTACTGA